Proteins encoded within one genomic window of Methanobacteriales archaeon HGW-Methanobacteriales-1:
- a CDS encoding PHP domain-containing protein — MTQRIDLHIHSLFSDGELLPSEIARRACVLDHKAIAITDHVDATNMDCVGRIIDAVQDINDNWGITIVPGAEITHAPAEIIPKLAKKAKELGAEVIVVHGETLVEPVIEGTNWAAVNCPDVDILAHPGLITYEEAEIAKENNIYLEISSRRGHSLGNGHVGKVALEVGANLIIDTDTHSPVDLINYETAYSYGLGAGLPKKEVKKALTTNPERILKNKGLL, encoded by the coding sequence ATTACACAAAGAATAGATTTACATATTCACAGTCTTTTTAGTGATGGAGAACTTTTACCATCTGAAATTGCTCGAAGAGCATGTGTTTTAGATCATAAAGCTATTGCCATTACAGACCATGTAGATGCAACCAATATGGATTGTGTGGGCCGCATAATTGATGCTGTACAAGATATAAACGATAATTGGGGCATTACCATTGTTCCTGGTGCTGAAATAACCCATGCTCCTGCAGAAATTATTCCTAAATTGGCTAAAAAAGCTAAAGAATTGGGTGCAGAAGTTATAGTAGTTCACGGGGAAACATTAGTAGAACCAGTTATTGAAGGAACCAACTGGGCTGCTGTAAATTGTCCAGATGTAGACATATTAGCACATCCCGGACTTATTACTTATGAAGAAGCTGAAATAGCTAAAGAGAATAATATATATCTTGAAATTAGCTCCAGGCGAGGACATTCATTGGGAAATGGGCATGTGGGAAAAGTTGCCCTGGAAGTAGGAGCGAATTTAATTATAGATACAGATACTCACTCTCCAGTCGACCTTATTAATTATGAAACAGCTTATAGTTATGGATTAGGTGCTGGTTTGCCCAAAAAAGAAGTTAAAAAAGCATTAACTACAAATCCTGAAAGAATTTTAAAAAATAAAGGTTTGTTATAA